Sequence from the Calidithermus timidus DSM 17022 genome:
CTCTTGCCGGTTTACGCCGAGGTGCTGCGCCGACTGCACAGCCACGGCGCCCAGTGGGTGCAGATGGACGAGCCGGTGCTCTCGCTCGAGCTCGACGAGGCCAGCCAAGGTGCCCTCCGCAGGGCTTACACAGCTCTGGCCGAGGAGGTGCCGGGCCTTAAGCTTCTCCTGACCAACTATTTTGGCGGTTACGGGGAGAACCTCGAGCTCGCGCTTTCGCTGCCGGTAGCCGGGGTGCACCTCGATTTGGTGCGCGCTCCGGGCGAGCTCGAGCCGGTTCTTCTCAAGGCACCAAGGGAACTCACCCTCTCCCTTGGGGTGATCGATGGACGCAACGTCTGGCGGGCGAACCTATCCGCCATCCTCGAGCGGCTGGAGCCGGTGGTGGAGGCGCGGGGAGAAGAGCGGGTGATGATCGCCCCTTCTTGCTCCTTGCTGCACGTGCCGATAGACCTCTCCTTGGAAACCGCCCTCGACCCGGAGCTGAAGAGCTGGTTAGCCTTTGCGGTACAGAAGCTGGAGGAACTCTCGATCCTAGGCCGGGCCCTCAACCAGGGGCGAGCAGCGGTAAAAGACGAGCTGGCCGCCTCGGCAGCGGCGGTGGCCGCGCGCCGTAGCTCGGCCAAGATTCACGACCCTAAGGTGCAAGAGCGCCTCGCACAGGTCACGCCCGAGATGACCCGCCGCAAAAGCCCTTTCCCGCTGCGCCGCGAGGCCCAACAGGCCCACCTTGGGCTGCCCCTTTTCCCCACCACCACCATCGGCTCTTTTCCCCAGACCGGCGAGGTCCGTAAGGCCCGGGCGGCTTTCTCCAGGGGTGAGCTGAGCACCGCCGATTACACGGACTTCCTCAAAAGCAAGGTGAAGGAGGCAGTGCGCTGGCAGGAGGAGATCGGCCTGGATGTCCTCGTGCACGGGGAGTTCGAGCGCAACGATATGGTGCAGTACTTCGCCGAGCAGCTCCGTGGCTACGCCTTTACCCAGCACGGTTGGGTTCAGAGCTACGGCTCACGCTACGTCCGCCCCCCGATTCTCTTTGGCGATGTCTCGCGCCCCCGTCCGATGACCCTCGAGTGGGCGAGCTACGCCCAGTCCCTTACCTCAAAGCCGGTCAAGGGCATGCTGACCGGGCCTGTGACCATGCTGCAGTGGTCTTTTGTGCGCGATGATCTTCCGCGCGAACAGGTCTGCCGCCAGATCGCCCTGGCCCTGCGGGATGAGGTGGCCGACCTCGAGCGAGCCGGAATCCGCGTCATCCAGATTGACGAGCCGGCCCTGCGGGAAGGCCTGCCACTGCGCCGGTCTGAATGGGAGGGCTACCTGGCCTGGGCGGTGGAGTGCTTCCGGCTTTGCGCCTCGGGGGTGGCCGATGAAACGCAGATCCATACCCACATGTGCTACTCCGAGTTCAACGATATCATCGAGTCCATTGCCGATATGGACGCCGATGTGATCTCCATCGAGGCCTCGCGCTCGAAGATGGAGCTGCTCGAGGCCTTTGTCTCCTACCGGTACCCTAACCAAATCGGGCCCGGAATCTACGACATCCACTCCCCGCGGGTGCCGCCGGTGGCTGAGATGGTGGAGCTTTTGGAGAAGGCCCAAAAGCACCTGGCCCCCGATCAGATCTGGATCAACCCCGACTGCGGCTTGAAAACCCGCAAATGGGAAGAGGTTAAGCCAGCCCTGATCAACCTTGTTGAAGCCGCACGACAGCTTCGGAGGCAGGCAGAACTTTCTCTCAACCCACAGGAGTCTTTATGAACGAACTCCTCCCTAACCCACAAAGCCCCTTCAGCGCGGTCAACTGGAACCGGCCCGAAGACGGCTACACTAAGATGTTCTGGGACCAGAATGTGCGGCAGTTCTGGGTAGATGAAGAGATCCCCCTATCCGACGACAAGCTCACCTGGATGACCCTCTCTCCCCAAGAGCAGCGGCTCTACGAGCACGTGCTGGGGGCCTTGACCCTGCTGGATACCGAACAGGGCAGTGTAGGAATGCCCCTGCTCTCGCAGCACATGGGTAGCGCCCAGGTCAGGGCGGTGATGGGCTTCATGGGGGCCATGGAGCACATGCACGCTAAGAGCTACAGCAGCATCTTCTCGACGCTGTGCACCTCGGAGTGCATCGAGGAGATCTTCGAGTGGGTGAAGCACAACCGCCTCTTGCAGGAAAAGCTGGCCCTTGTACACGAGCGCTACTGCAGCGTCTGGGGCCAGAAGAGCCTCTACCTTGCCCTGTGCACGAGCGTTTTTCTCGAGTCCTACCTGTTCTACTCAGGCTTCTTCTACCCGCTGCTCCTGGCCGGACAGGGCAAGCTGGTGAACTCGGGAGAGATCATCAACCTGATCATCCGCGACGAGTCCATCCACGGGGTCTACGTGGGGCTGCTGGCCCAAGGAGTCTTCGAGCGTTTTAGCCACCGAGCTCAGCTCGAAGCGCGCCAGGAAGCACTGGGCATCCTCGAGCAACTCGATCAGCTCGAGGCACGTTACACCGCTGAGTTGTACACGCCCGTTGGGCTGGAGGAGCAGGTGACGCTCTTTTGCCGCTACAACGCTGACAAAGCCCTGATGAACCTAGGTCTGGAGCCCTATTTCGGCATTGGCGAGGAGCAAGTCAACCCGGTGGTGCTGGCCGGACTGCGCACCGAGACCAAGAACCACGACTTCTTCTCCACCAAGGGCAACGGCTACGTCAAGGCCACCCGGGTCGAGCCTCTACGTGACGAGGACTTCGTGTTCTGAAGGAGGGGCATGATTTCTTCTGATAAGGTCACCCGCGCCGTACACCTGGTGCTACCGGGCGACTCCAACCACTACGGCAACCTCTTCGGCGGCACCGCCATGGCCTGGATGGACGAGGCAGCCTTCGTGGCCGCGACCCGCCATGCCAGGAGCAAGGTGGTCACGGTGCACGCTGATGCCCTCGACTTCCGCCACCCCGTCCCCCAAGGCTCGATCGTGGAGCTGGTGGCCTGGGTGAAGTCCACCGGGCACACCTCGATGCGGCTGGAGGTAGAGATGTGGGTCGAGCCCATGGACAAGGCAGAGCGCGTGCTGGCCTGCCGGGCCGGGTTCGTGATGGTGGCGGTGGGCCCCGACGGCCGGCCTATTCCCGTGCCGCCGCTCGAGGAGGATTGCCCGCGTCGGTCGATCCCTTAGCGCAAAACCCCCCACAGCCGGAGCGAGACTCGATGGAACACCGAGCGGCGCGTGGTATGACCTGATCGCTCATAGACGCCCAGCCTCGATGATCTTGCTCAGGAAGGCGCGGGTACGCTCTTGCTGGGGATCGCCGAAGATCTGCTCGGGCGGGCCTTCTTCGTGGATGACGCCCTGGTAGAGGAAGCACACTTTGCTGGCCACCTCGCGGGCAAAGCTCATCTCGTGGGTGGCCAGCACCATGGTCATGCCCTCGGCGGCCAGCTCTCGCAGCAGGTTCAGCACCTCTGAGACCAGCTCAGGGTCTAGGGCCGAGGTGATCTCATCGAGGAGCAGGAGCTGGGGGTCCATGGCCAGCGCCCGCACGATGGCCACGCGCTGCTGCTGCCCGCCGGAGAGCTGGTCGGGGTAGGCCTTGGCCTTGGCCTCGAGCCCGATGCGCCTCAGGAGTTCCATGGCCTTGGCCTCGGCTTCGGCCTTGGGCATCCTCAACACCTGCACGGGGGCCAGGGTGACGTTCTGCAGCACGCTCATGTGGGGAAAGAGGTTGAAGCTCTGGAAGACAATCCCCACCTTGCGCCGCAAGCGGTCGAGGTCGACGCCGGGACCGCTGATGCGGTCGCCCTCGAGCCGGATCTCCCCCGCGCTGATGACCTCGAGGCCGTTGATGCAGCGCAGCAGGGTGCTCTTGCCACAGCCCGAGGCCCCGATCAAGCACACCACCTGGTGCTGTTCGACCTTGAGGTTGATGCCCTTGAGCACCTCGAGCTCGCCGTAGCGCTTGTGCACGTCGCGAATTTCCAGAAAGCTCATGTGTTCGTCCTTCGTAAGGTGCTCAGCCCCTGGTGCGTCGCTTCTCCTGCTCGAGCAGGCGGTCGACGAGGCGGGTCTGGGGAATGGTGATGATCATGAACAAGATGGCCACCGTGGTCACGGCGGAGAGGTTGAACTTGTTGGAAGCGATGATCTTGGCCTGGTTAAAGCCGTCGATAACTCCCACCACGTTGACCAGCGCGGTGTCCTTCTGTAGAGCGATGAAGTCGTTGAGGAGGGGCGGGATGATGCGCCGCACCGCCTGGGGGATGATCACGAAGCGCAGGGTCTGGGAAAAGCTCAGGCCCAGGCTGCGCGCTGCCGACCACTGGCTGGGGTGAATGCTGTCCAGGCCTGCGCGGTAGACCTCGGCCACGTAGGCCCCGTAGCTCATGGTCAGCGCCAGGATCGCCAGCCACTCCGGACGCCAGTCGCGCACGATGGGTACGTTGGCCAGCGGCAGCCCCAGGGCGATGAGGTAGATGCTGATGATGGTGGGCAGCCCCCTAAACGCATCGGTGTAGACCGTGGCCAGGAAGCGGATGGGCTGCCCAGCCCGGCCCGGGATCATGCGGGCTACCGCGATGACAAGGCCCCAGATCAGGATCAGCACCTCGGCCACACAGAACATCCAGACGTTTTTCCAGAAGGCCTTCAGCACCAGCTCGAAGGAGTCGCGGATGAGCTCGAGGCGGAAGAAGGTCGAGCCCACCGCCCCGTCGTTGGCCAGCAGGAATTGGATGGCCAGAAACACCAGCAGCACCGCCACCCCATAGCCGATGGCGTACTGGGCCCACTCACGGGCTTCAGCGGTCTTCACGCGGGTGGTGATGAGGTCTTTCACCGCCAGCGCAGCGCGAGCCTGGCCCGCATTGCTAAAGCCACGCCATACCGGCAGCAGCAACAGCAGCGGCAGCAGCCCCACCAGCACCAACAGCGCTTCCACCCCCGTCCCGGCCAAGTGGTTGCGCTCGAGGATGCGGTACAGGTTCAGCAGCACCCTCCAGGCCAGCAAGATCACCAGGAGGCATACCGCCAGCGCCCAAAGGGCCAGGGGGGTGGGATCCTTCGGAATCGAAGGGGCGCTCGAGCGCCCCTGGTTCGGATCGATTGGCTTCACGGCTCAGGTCTCAGGGCTTGAGGTAAGGGATGGCGCTGGGGTCGCCACCGAACTCCTTGGAGAGGTAGGCCTGGGAGAGCTTCTTAAAGACACCCTCGGCCTCCAGGGCCTTGAAGATGCGGTCCAGGGCGGCCTTGTTGGGCGAGTTCTTGGGGTAGATGGCCCCGTACTCCTCGCCGGTCTTGTACTGTCCGACGACCTCGAGCGCCCCACCCGACTGCCGAGCCTGCACCAGCACGATGGCGGTGTCCAGCATCACCACGTCCACCTGGCGGGCCTGGAGGGCGGTGAACATGTTGGGGGTGTCGGGGAAAACCCGCACGTTGGCGGCAGGCACCTTGAGCACGTTCTTCACGAAGTCCACCGCGGTGGTGCCCTGCTGCACACCGATGCGCAGGGTCTTGATGTTGCTGGAGTTCACCTTGGTGCCCTTGCGCACCAGCAGACCCTGGTCGGAGGAGAAGTAGGCGGGCGAGAAATCGACCACCTTGGCCCGCTCGGGGGTGATGGTGACCTGTGAGAGGGCCAGGTCAAAGGCTCTGGTCTGGCCGGCCACCAGCGCGTCGAAGGAGACGTTGACGATCTTGACCTGGCTCAACCCGGCCCGATGGGCGATGTTGGCCGCCAGGCAGTACTCGTAGCCGCTCTTGATGGTCTCGGGGGTATCGCCGTTCCACCAACCCGGAGCCGGCAAGTTGGTCTGCACGGTGAGGACGCCGGGGGTCACCGGAGTGATGGGAAACTCCCCCCTCTTACCGTAAAGCTCACAGTCGCCGATCTTGGTGGCGGATTGGGCCTGCACCCCCAAGAGGGCCACGGCCCCCACCACCGCCATGCCTACAAGCGCGTACCAGCGTTTAGCCATAGGGTTCCTCCATGTCAGAACTCGCCGCCACAATACCGAAGCTTCAGGGCAGCGTCAAGCAAGGCAGCAAGCTCAGTCCTCTCCCAAAACCCGCGCCAACAGGCGGTGGAAGTGATGGACCCCCTGCTCGCGCTTGACGCTGTAGCGCCCCCGGTCGTAAAAGCGCGACTTCACCCCTTTCTGCACGGCTTCCACCACCACCTCGTCCTCCCGCTCGACCCGGTCTAAGGCCGCACCGGCACCCTGCTCCAGCCGCGAAGCGTCCCAAACATAGGGCAGGAAGGAGACCTTGGTCAGCTCGGGCCCCAGGGGCCGCACGACATTGATCGAGAGCCCCCAGGGGTAGAAGTTGAGCATGAGGTTGGGGAAGACCCAGTAGTAGTAAGCCGCGATGCGCATGCCGTAGTCGGGGGAGTCCTTGGGCAGGTCGAAGCAACCCTCCCCGCCGCTGGCTATACCCAGTTGCAGGTTGCACCACTCGTAGATCTCGGAACTGTAGCTGCCGTAGTCGATGGCGGCGCCCAGTGAGGCGTGGATATAGGGAATGTGAAAGCCCTCGAGGTAGTTATCGCAGTACAGCGCCCAGTTGGCCCGTACCAGGTAGTCGCGGGCACGGCTGGGATCGAAGTAGAACTGGCTGAAAGGCATCCAGCCTACGCGCTCTTGGATGGGCTTTAGCAGCTGATCCAGCGACAGGAGGGGCTCGAGACAGACAAACAACCACTTGTCCTGGCCCCACAGGGCAAAGGGGATCCTGGGCAGGTTGTCCTTTTCGCTGGGGAAGTTCCGCACCCCCTCGAACTCGGGCATGGCCTGGAAGCAGCCGTCCATGCCAAAGCGCCGGCCATGGTAGCGGCAGCGCAGGTAGCGGGCGTTCTGATCGCCGCTCTCGGCCACCAGCATGCCCCGGTGGGTGCAGACGTTGGAGAGTACGTGCAGCCGGTCGTCGTAGTCGCGGGTGATCACGATGGGCTCGTCCAGGCAGCCCTCCAGCAGCGTCAGCGGCTTGACGGTGCCAGGGGCCTTGAGTTCGTCGGTGTCGCCCACCCACTGCCAGCTACGGGCGAAGATCTTCTCTTTGCTCCGTTCGTAAAACTCCGCGCTCTTGTAGAAAGCCGCGGGCAGGGTCGAGGCCTCGGAGATATCGGGATGAACGTCGAGCTTGGGCTTCATAGCCCAGAGTGTAGCGCCAGGAGAGAAGCCGTGGGAATATAACGGTTACATAACGCCCCAACGTCTACCTTTAGCCTTGCAGCCGCAACGCGGCTGTGAAGGAAAGGAGATCGAAGGTTATGCACAAAAGCATTTGGGCAACTATTTGCGGTAATGGCACTTGGTCTGGGCGCAGTAGCTGTGTGGGCGCAGAGCCAGGGCGGGGTCGTGGCCGGGCAGGAGGCCACGCTTTTTGGAGCTAAGGTCTCGAGTTGGGCTAGGCTCGACGCCAAGGGAGAGGTGCTCGAGGCGGGCATCTCCCTTCCCATGAGCGCCGTCGAAAAGGCCCCTTTGCCCGCTCCGGGTGACAAGCCCCCAGCCGAAGGTGGACCAGGCTTCGGTCCCGAGGTCACCCTCGACTTCCCCGAGGTCGTCAAGAAGCGCACCTTCCTCGATCACCTCGAGCTGTGGTGGGAGCCTTTCGGTCACCCTCCTGACCCCCCACTTCGACTTCCACTTCTTCGGCATCCCCACAAGCGAGGTGGCCGAGATCGACTGCAAGGACCTCACCCCGCCCGCCCTCGAGCTCACCCCCAAGGGCTACGCCCCCGCGGTGCCCCCCGGCGCCAACGCCGCCGAGTTCTGCGTGCCGATGATGGGCTTCCACGGCCTGCCCCTGAGCGAGTTCAACGCGCCGGGCCAGCTCAAGCCGGGGCTGTTTGAGTACGTGCTGATCTCGGGCTTCTACTGGGGCAAGTACCTCTTTAGCGAACCCATGATCACGCGGGAGTTCCTACTCAAGCAGCAGAACCTCGACCTCGAGGTCAGCCACCCGGCCACGGTGGGCCGCAAGACCCTCTACCCCACCCGCTTCAAGGTCACCTACGACGCCAGGGCCAACGCCTACCAGCTTGTCTACACCGACTTCAAAGCGGGCGAGTGAGGGCGCTAGGTGAAGCCGTGTTGCGCATCGCCTTAGTCCTCGCCCTGCTGGGGCTGTGCCTGGCCCTTGCCCACGGTGGGCACGCTCACTTCGGGGTGTTCCCCGGTTGGTACTCCCAGGCTCAGGCCGAGCGGGGTCGGGTCCTCGCCCTCCAGCAGTGCGCCGCCTGTCACGGGCCTAAGCTGGAGGGCCGCTACGGCCCGCCCCTGTCCGGTCCCCGTTTCCTGGCCCGGTGGGGCGGGCGCAGCGCTGAAGAACTGGGTCGCTACATCGCCACCCGCATGCCCCTGGGGCGGGCGGGAACCCTCCAGGAAGCCCAGGTGCTCGACCTACTGGCCTTCATCCTCCAGGCCAACGGCTATCCCGCGGGTATGAAGGACCTCGAGGCCGGATCGCTCAAGCAAGTTCAGTTTCTCAAGCCCTGAAGCAGCAGCCCCACCACCGACGGGGGCGTCAGGTCGTCACAGGGCTGCTTGCCATGTCGAGAAACAGGCTATGTAGGCGGCTATCCCCCGTGAGTTCGGGGTGGAAGCTCGAGGCCAGCAGCTTGCCCTGGCGCACCAGCACGCTGGCCTCAGCGTGGCGGGCCAGCACCTCGACGTCGGGGCCAACCCGCACGATGGCGGGCGCACGGATGAAAACCGCGTGGAAGGGGCTGGACAGTCCCTTGATCTGTAGCTCTTCCTCGAAGCTGTCCACCTGGCGCCCGAAGGCGTTGCGCTCGACCGCGATGTCCATCAGGCCCAGGCGGGGCTGTTCGGGGTAGCGGGGAATTTCCCTGGCCAGCCAGATGGCCCCGGCACAGGTGCCCCAAACCGCCAGGCTCCCCTCCTCTACCCGCTGGCGCACCGCCTCGTCAATCCCGTACTCCCGCGCTAGCTTACCGATGGTGGTGGACTCCCCCCCCGGTACCACCAGCCCCTGGAGGTCCTCGAGCTGCTCAGGCTTGCGCACCTCCACCACCTCGGCTCCCAGCCGCTCGAGCATCCGCTTGTGCTCCCTGAACGCCCCTTGCAGGGCCAAAACCCCGACTCTCACACCTCAATGCTGGGACGTAAAGCCAAGCGGGTCAAGGGCCAATGGCACGACCCGCAGGGCATACCAATCGGGGCAGATGGCGCTCGGCGGTTACCACCCACGCTTGGCGAGCCGCTCCTCCTCGTGCAGCTCGTCGAGGTTGATGCCCACCATCGGCTCGCCCAGATCCTCGGAGACCTCGGCCAAGATGGCCGGGTCGTTGTAGTGGGTCACCGCGCGCACGATGGCGCGGGCACGCTTCTTGGGGTCACCCGACTTGAAGATGCCGCTACCCACGAAGACCCCGTCCATGCCCAGTTGCATCATCAGCGCGGCGTCGGCGGGGGTAGCCACGCCACCGGCGGCAAAGTTGACCACCGGGAGCTTGCCGTTGTCGTGGACCCAGCGCACCAGCTCATAGGGGGCTCCGTGCTCCTTGGCAAAGGTCATGAGCTCCTCGACAGGCATGGCCTGGATCTGGCGGATGCTGCCCAGCACGCTGCGGGCGTGGCGCACGGCCTCGACGACGTTGCCGGTGCCGGCCTCGCCCTTGGTGCGGATCATGGCCGCCCCCTCCCCGATGCGGCGCAGGGCCT
This genomic interval carries:
- the metE gene encoding 5-methyltetrahydropteroyltriglutamate--homocysteine S-methyltransferase; its protein translation is MSVLIGNLGFPRIGPKRELKFALENFWSGKTSESTLLEVGRALRKANWARQHALGIAHIPSNDFSFYDHVLDTSVMVGAIPAVYGWKGGEVPLELYFAMARGSETRGLPALEMTKWFDTNYHYMVPELEANQTFRLASTKPIDEYLEAKALGYETRPVLLGPVTYLKLAKSKDKALNPLDWLEGLLPVYAEVLRRLHSHGAQWVQMDEPVLSLELDEASQGALRRAYTALAEEVPGLKLLLTNYFGGYGENLELALSLPVAGVHLDLVRAPGELEPVLLKAPRELTLSLGVIDGRNVWRANLSAILERLEPVVEARGEERVMIAPSCSLLHVPIDLSLETALDPELKSWLAFAVQKLEELSILGRALNQGRAAVKDELAASAAAVAARRSSAKIHDPKVQERLAQVTPEMTRRKSPFPLRREAQQAHLGLPLFPTTTIGSFPQTGEVRKARAAFSRGELSTADYTDFLKSKVKEAVRWQEEIGLDVLVHGEFERNDMVQYFAEQLRGYAFTQHGWVQSYGSRYVRPPILFGDVSRPRPMTLEWASYAQSLTSKPVKGMLTGPVTMLQWSFVRDDLPREQVCRQIALALRDEVADLERAGIRVIQIDEPALREGLPLRRSEWEGYLAWAVECFRLCASGVADETQIHTHMCYSEFNDIIESIADMDADVISIEASRSKMELLEAFVSYRYPNQIGPGIYDIHSPRVPPVAEMVELLEKAQKHLAPDQIWINPDCGLKTRKWEEVKPALINLVEAARQLRRQAELSLNPQESL
- the nrdF gene encoding class 1b ribonucleoside-diphosphate reductase subunit beta, translated to MNELLPNPQSPFSAVNWNRPEDGYTKMFWDQNVRQFWVDEEIPLSDDKLTWMTLSPQEQRLYEHVLGALTLLDTEQGSVGMPLLSQHMGSAQVRAVMGFMGAMEHMHAKSYSSIFSTLCTSECIEEIFEWVKHNRLLQEKLALVHERYCSVWGQKSLYLALCTSVFLESYLFYSGFFYPLLLAGQGKLVNSGEIINLIIRDESIHGVYVGLLAQGVFERFSHRAQLEARQEALGILEQLDQLEARYTAELYTPVGLEEQVTLFCRYNADKALMNLGLEPYFGIGEEQVNPVVLAGLRTETKNHDFFSTKGNGYVKATRVEPLRDEDFVF
- a CDS encoding acyl-CoA thioesterase is translated as MISSDKVTRAVHLVLPGDSNHYGNLFGGTAMAWMDEAAFVAATRHARSKVVTVHADALDFRHPVPQGSIVELVAWVKSTGHTSMRLEVEMWVEPMDKAERVLACRAGFVMVAVGPDGRPIPVPPLEEDCPRRSIP
- a CDS encoding amino acid ABC transporter ATP-binding protein, whose translation is MSFLEIRDVHKRYGELEVLKGINLKVEQHQVVCLIGASGCGKSTLLRCINGLEVISAGEIRLEGDRISGPGVDLDRLRRKVGIVFQSFNLFPHMSVLQNVTLAPVQVLRMPKAEAEAKAMELLRRIGLEAKAKAYPDQLSGGQQQRVAIVRALAMDPQLLLLDEITSALDPELVSEVLNLLRELAAEGMTMVLATHEMSFAREVASKVCFLYQGVIHEEGPPEQIFGDPQQERTRAFLSKIIEAGRL
- a CDS encoding amino acid ABC transporter permease; this translates as MKPIDPNQGRSSAPSIPKDPTPLALWALAVCLLVILLAWRVLLNLYRILERNHLAGTGVEALLVLVGLLPLLLLLPVWRGFSNAGQARAALAVKDLITTRVKTAEAREWAQYAIGYGVAVLLVFLAIQFLLANDGAVGSTFFRLELIRDSFELVLKAFWKNVWMFCVAEVLILIWGLVIAVARMIPGRAGQPIRFLATVYTDAFRGLPTIISIYLIALGLPLANVPIVRDWRPEWLAILALTMSYGAYVAEVYRAGLDSIHPSQWSAARSLGLSFSQTLRFVIIPQAVRRIIPPLLNDFIALQKDTALVNVVGVIDGFNQAKIIASNKFNLSAVTTVAILFMIITIPQTRLVDRLLEQEKRRTRG
- a CDS encoding ABC transporter substrate-binding protein, which encodes MAKRWYALVGMAVVGAVALLGVQAQSATKIGDCELYGKRGEFPITPVTPGVLTVQTNLPAPGWWNGDTPETIKSGYEYCLAANIAHRAGLSQVKIVNVSFDALVAGQTRAFDLALSQVTITPERAKVVDFSPAYFSSDQGLLVRKGTKVNSSNIKTLRIGVQQGTTAVDFVKNVLKVPAANVRVFPDTPNMFTALQARQVDVVMLDTAIVLVQARQSGGALEVVGQYKTGEEYGAIYPKNSPNKAALDRIFKALEAEGVFKKLSQAYLSKEFGGDPSAIPYLKP
- a CDS encoding aromatic ring-hydroxylating oxygenase subunit alpha; this encodes MKPKLDVHPDISEASTLPAAFYKSAEFYERSKEKIFARSWQWVGDTDELKAPGTVKPLTLLEGCLDEPIVITRDYDDRLHVLSNVCTHRGMLVAESGDQNARYLRCRYHGRRFGMDGCFQAMPEFEGVRNFPSEKDNLPRIPFALWGQDKWLFVCLEPLLSLDQLLKPIQERVGWMPFSQFYFDPSRARDYLVRANWALYCDNYLEGFHIPYIHASLGAAIDYGSYSSEIYEWCNLQLGIASGGEGCFDLPKDSPDYGMRIAAYYYWVFPNLMLNFYPWGLSINVVRPLGPELTKVSFLPYVWDASRLEQGAGAALDRVEREDEVVVEAVQKGVKSRFYDRGRYSVKREQGVHHFHRLLARVLGED
- a CDS encoding c-type cytochrome is translated as MLRIALVLALLGLCLALAHGGHAHFGVFPGWYSQAQAERGRVLALQQCAACHGPKLEGRYGPPLSGPRFLARWGGRSAEELGRYIATRMPLGRAGTLQEAQVLDLLAFILQANGYPAGMKDLEAGSLKQVQFLKP
- the pdxT gene encoding pyridoxal 5'-phosphate synthase glutaminase subunit PdxT, producing MRVGVLALQGAFREHKRMLERLGAEVVEVRKPEQLEDLQGLVVPGGESTTIGKLAREYGIDEAVRQRVEEGSLAVWGTCAGAIWLAREIPRYPEQPRLGLMDIAVERNAFGRQVDSFEEELQIKGLSSPFHAVFIRAPAIVRVGPDVEVLARHAEASVLVRQGKLLASSFHPELTGDSRLHSLFLDMASSPVTT
- the pdxS gene encoding pyridoxal 5'-phosphate synthase lyase subunit PdxS; this encodes MQIGTLRVKTGFAEMFKGGVIMDVTNAQQAEIAEEAGACAVMALERVPADIRAQGGVARMSDPKIIKEIMAAVSIPVMAKVRIGHFVEAQILEALGVDFIDESEVLTPADESFHIDKHAFKVPFVCGATNIGEALRRIGEGAAMIRTKGEAGTGNVVEAVRHARSVLGSIRQIQAMPVEELMTFAKEHGAPYELVRWVHDNGKLPVVNFAAGGVATPADAALMMQLGMDGVFVGSGIFKSGDPKKRARAIVRAVTHYNDPAILAEVSEDLGEPMVGINLDELHEEERLAKRGW